In Methanobrevibacter oralis, the sequence TAAAACTGTTAAAAATTTTATTAAAAAAAGTATTCCATTAAAATACCGTAAAGCAATAGTAACATGATTCAAAACAAGGATATGATGAAATAATGAATGAATTAGGATTCGTTCATCAACATTGCATATTTCATTTATATAAAAATATTTTAGAAGTCATGCAATCTGAAATTAATAAAACCGTGGAAAATTACAAGCAGGAATTAAAAATAAAACATTCTGAACTCTCAGATTACAAAATTAAAAAATTAATTAAAGACAAAAAAATATGCTTAGAACAAGAAATAAAAGAATATCTTGAATTATTTTACGAATTATTTAACCAACAAAATTTCAAAAAAGCAATTCGTTATATCGATTTATTAAAAAATGAATTAAAAGGGTTTCCTAAACTTTTATCTGAATATTTAAATAAAAACTTTTTCCCAGAATATAGAAAATTTCTAAAATTCTTAGAAAATCCTTTTAAAGGAAAATTAGAAGGAACTAATAATAAATTAGAAAATTATTTGGGCAATACATTAGATAAACACACAAAAAGAATTTATAGAACTCCTGAAGGCATGTTTGCTTATATTATGTCAAGAAAAAATGGTTGGATCGAAAACCGAAATCAAGACCTAACAAATTGACAGTCCCATCTTTAGGTTAATCAAAACTTTTTTATACTCATTAATACTTAATATTAATTATTAATAAATAATGAGGGAATTTTCCATGACTGACTCCAAGATTAGTGAGAATATAGAAGAATATTTAGAAGTTCTTTATCGTAATGGAAGTAATGGTGAACAAGTTTCTACAACTAAATTATCTAGGGAATTAGGTATTGCTCCTGGTAGTGTTACTCAAATGCTTAAAAAATTAGAAAAACTTAACTATATCACTTACACACCATATAAAGGTGCTTCTTTAAATGATGAAGGTTTAAAAATAGCTCAAAAAATTACTAGGAAACATAGAATTCTTGAAAAATTCTTAATGGATATTTTAAAAATTAAAGAAGAAAATGTCCATGATCAAGCATGTAAAATGGAACATACATTATCTGATGAAGCAGAAAGAGCTCTTTGTACTATGTTACATAATCCTGATTTATGTCCAGATGATAATATAATTCCAGCTTGTGATTTTGATTTTGAAAGTTGTCAACAATGTTATTCTGAAACAGATTTTGATAATATTATTAATAGAAAATTCAATTTATTGTCTATATCTGAATTAAATGCAGATACTAATGGTGTAATTTCATTTATTAGAGGTAATGATGACTTATTAGATAATGTTAGTAAGTTAGGACTTCATGTAGGATTGAATATTGAATATGAATATTCTTCTGATAGCAATAAATCATCTTATGTGATTAAGGTTGATAATGATGAGTTAAATATTCCATTAGAAATGGCTAACAATATTTTTGTTAGAATTTAACTTTTTTTCTTTTTTTACTAAATATTTAAATAATATTGAATTCATAATATATTGCATTAAATATAATTTTATTCTTTTTGCGGTGTTTTAATGCGTGGAAATTTATCTAATGATATAGTATCTATTAAAATTGAAGAAGGAAGTAAAAGACCAATTGCTTTACATGAAAAAAGCATGTTTGGTAAAATTGAACATGATTATTTGTATCTTTCATTAATAGAAGCATGCTATTTGTTAGAAAAAGGCCGTTTAAATATTTATGAAGACGATATTAATTGTAGTATAAGTTATTTAGTTGACTTATTAAAAGAACAAAATATTTATTCTAAATATGTTGTTTATAGGGATTTGAAAAATCGAGGTTTTGTCATTAAAACAGGATTTAAATACGGTTCTGAATTCCGTT encodes:
- a CDS encoding metal-dependent transcriptional regulator, which produces MTDSKISENIEEYLEVLYRNGSNGEQVSTTKLSRELGIAPGSVTQMLKKLEKLNYITYTPYKGASLNDEGLKIAQKITRKHRILEKFLMDILKIKEENVHDQACKMEHTLSDEAERALCTMLHNPDLCPDDNIIPACDFDFESCQQCYSETDFDNIINRKFNLLSISELNADTNGVISFIRGNDDLLDNVSKLGLHVGLNIEYEYSSDSNKSSYVIKVDNDELNIPLEMANNIFVRI
- the endA gene encoding tRNA-intron lyase; the encoded protein is MRGNLSNDIVSIKIEEGSKRPIALHEKSMFGKIEHDYLYLSLIEACYLLEKGRLNIYEDDINCSISYLVDLLKEQNIYSKYVVYRDLKNRGFVIKTGFKYGSEFRLYNRGGGPGQDHSDYLVKIIYETYDINVLDFASYVRVSHGVNKKLLLAIVDDDFDITYYNIEWTRP